In Caldicellulosiruptor morganii, the following proteins share a genomic window:
- a CDS encoding anaerobic ribonucleoside-triphosphate reductase activating protein translates to MLVDFMKISAVDYPKKIAATCFFGGCNFSCPFCYNSRLVNFKGDFMDDSIFFEYLDKRKGIVDAVCITGGEPTLNEEYLTEFIKKIKQRNLLVKLDTNGSRPEVLRRLLEDDLLDYVAMDLKAPLEKYPELTGFKDIQKIEESVQILMGSRIDYEFRTTVNKNLHTVEDILEIARWVKNAKLYIIKPYKYTPDVLDSQICGTEDLEMEYLQQIYNRARSEGIENIKIGGGM, encoded by the coding sequence ATGCTTGTTGATTTTATGAAAATATCAGCAGTTGATTATCCAAAAAAGATTGCAGCTACTTGTTTTTTTGGTGGCTGCAATTTTTCGTGCCCGTTTTGTTACAACTCCCGGCTTGTAAACTTCAAAGGGGATTTTATGGATGATAGCATATTTTTTGAGTATCTGGATAAAAGAAAGGGAATTGTTGATGCGGTGTGCATCACAGGTGGCGAGCCAACCCTGAATGAAGAATATTTAACAGAGTTTATAAAGAAAATAAAGCAAAGAAATCTTCTTGTAAAGCTTGACACAAATGGCTCAAGACCTGAAGTTCTCCGAAGGCTTTTAGAAGATGACCTTCTGGATTATGTTGCTATGGACCTGAAAGCGCCACTTGAGAAATACCCTGAACTTACAGGATTTAAAGATATTCAGAAGATTGAGGAGTCTGTTCAGATTTTGATGGGCTCACGGATAGATTATGAATTCAGAACTACTGTGAACAAAAACCTTCATACAGTTGAGGATATTCTGGAGATTGCAAGGTGGGTAAAAAATGCAAAGCTGTATATTATAAAGCCCTACAAATACACGCCTGATGTTTTGGACAGCCAGATTTGTGGCACTGAGGATCTGGAAATGGAGTATTTGCAACAGATTTACAATCGTGCAAGAAGTGAGGGAATTGAAAACATTAAAATTGGCGGAGGAATGTAA